Sequence from the bacterium genome:
GCCGCCGGCGGGCGGCGCGGCCGCGGGGGCGTCCGCCGCCGGGGGACCGGTCGAACCGGCGGTCGCGCAGCCGAACACCTCGCCCCCGCCAACACCTCGATCAACCCCCCCGGCGCCGACCGCACCGCCGCGCGCCCCTGACGCGGGCCCGGTCATCTCGGGTCGGCTCCACGTGCAGGTCGCGGAGTTTCCGGAAAGGCAGAACGCCGACGCTCTCGCGCTGAGCCTGAGGGCGCGCGGCTTCGCGGTCACGGTGACCGACGGCCCGCCCTACCGGGTCTGGGTCGGCGGGTACCTCGACCGCGCGACCGCGGAGCGTCTCGCCGCCTATCTCAGGCAGAGCGGGCTCGTGCCGACGCTCGTCCCGCAGTAGTCCCATGACCGAAGACCACGTTCTTCTCACCGTCGAGGACGGCATCGCCCTCGTCACGCTCAACCGGCCGCACGTCCTCAACGCGCTGAGCCAGGCGCTGATGGAACAACTCGCCGCGGCGCTGGAGCAATGCGACCGCGACGCGGCGGTTCGCTGCATCGTGCTGTGGGGCGGCCCGCGCGTGTTCGCGGCAGGCGCCGACGTGCGGGAAATGCTCGACGCGACGACCGCCGACGTGATCAAGGCGTACCGGTTCGAGCAGTGGATGCGCATCCGCCGCGTCGCGAAGCCGATCGTCGCGGCGGTGACGGGGTACGCCCTCGGGGGCGGCTGCGAGCTCGCGATGCTATGCGATATCATCGTCGCCTCGGAGACCGCCCAGTTCGGGCAGCCGGAAATCCGGCTCGGCCTCATGCCGGGCGCCGGAGGCACGCAGCGGTTGACCCGCGCGATCGGCAAGTCCCGCGCCATGGAGATGGTGCTCACCGGACGCGCGCTCACCGCCGCGGAGGCGCTCGCCGCGGGCCTCGTCTCGCGGGTCGTTCCGGCGGAGGTGTGCCTGGACGAGGCGAAGCGCCTCGCCGCCGAGATCGCCCGGCAGGCGCCGGTTGCGGTCCGGCTCGCCAAGGAAGCGGTGCTGCAGGCATACGAAACTTCGCTCGAGGCGGGGTTGGTGTTCGAGCGGCGCTGCTTCCAGACGCTGTTCAGCACCGAGGACAAGCGCGAGGGGATCCAGGCCTTCCTCGACAAGCGCCGGCCGGAGTTTCACGGCCGGTGAGCGCGGCGGCCGCGGCGCGTCGGGATTCGCTGCGGCGGGTGGCGCAGGAGATCGTCGCCTGCACGCGCTGTCCGCGCCTGCGACGCCACTGCGCCGAGATCGCCCGCACGCGCAAACGCGAGTTTGCCGGCTGGACCTATTGGGGCCGGCCGGTGCCCGGATTCGGCGACCCGGATGCC
This genomic interval carries:
- a CDS encoding SPOR domain-containing protein translates to PPAGGAAAGASAAGGPVEPAVAQPNTSPPPTPRSTPPAPTAPPRAPDAGPVISGRLHVQVAEFPERQNADALALSLRARGFAVTVTDGPPYRVWVGGYLDRATAERLAAYLRQSGLVPTLVPQ
- a CDS encoding enoyl-CoA hydratase-related protein codes for the protein MTEDHVLLTVEDGIALVTLNRPHVLNALSQALMEQLAAALEQCDRDAAVRCIVLWGGPRVFAAGADVREMLDATTADVIKAYRFEQWMRIRRVAKPIVAAVTGYALGGGCELAMLCDIIVASETAQFGQPEIRLGLMPGAGGTQRLTRAIGKSRAMEMVLTGRALTAAEALAAGLVSRVVPAEVCLDEAKRLAAEIARQAPVAVRLAKEAVLQAYETSLEAGLVFERRCFQTLFSTEDKREGIQAFLDKRRPEFHGR